One Gambusia affinis linkage group LG15, SWU_Gaff_1.0, whole genome shotgun sequence genomic window carries:
- the LOC122844946 gene encoding olfactory receptor 1500-like, with the protein MDLVNPFFVKNNTFIQPAYFIISGFIGLPNMKYYYVFLFFVFIISVLANVAVMTVICLDHNLRAPKYVAVFNLAFVDLIGSCALVPKVLDIFLFNHYYVPYNDCMTFLFFCYVCLSMQALNLVALCYDRLMAIMFPLHYHVKVTHKIMFSMITFFWLCAITCVLIAIGLLTRLSFCKSVVINSYFCDHGQIYKLACNDNFPNFVISYFLPFLFLWMPLIIIFSSYVCIGYTLAQVVAAQERVKALRTCTAHLSLVVIYFFPILITFTMGSGIHPNARIINLSLTSVIPPLLNPIIYVLHTQEIRLSIKRILKGRNKAKIMVK; encoded by the coding sequence ATGGATTTAGTTAatcctttttttgtaaaaaataacacatttatcCAACCTGCCTATTTTATAATAAGTGGATTTATTGGTTTACCAAACATGAAGTATTACtatgtctttctcttttttgtatttataatttcagTGCTTGCAAACGTGGCTGTAATGACTGTAATCTGTCTGGATCATAACCTCAGAGCTCCAAAGTATGTTGCAGTTTTTAACCTTGCATTTGTGGACCTCATAGGTAGCTGTGCTCTGGTACCAAAGGTCCTTGATATCTTTTTGTTTAATCATTATTATGTCCCCTACAATGACTGCATGACGTTTCTGTTCTTCTGCTACGTTTGCCTTTCAATGCAGGCTCTTAATCTGGTTGCTCTCTGCTACGATCGCCTGATGGCCATCATGTTTCCTCTGCACTATCATGTAAAGGTTACTCATAAGATTATGTTTTCCATGATTACCTTTTTTTGGCTTTGTGCAATAACCTGTGTTTTAATTGCAATTGGCCTTCTTACAAGACTTTCCTTCTGCAAGTCTGTGGTCATTAACAGCTATTTCTGTGACCATGGTCAAATCTACAAGCTGGCATGTAATGACAATTTTCCTAATTTTGTGATCTCATACTTCcttccatttctgtttctttggaTGCCTCTTATTATAATATTTTCCAGTTACGTTTGTATTGGATATACTTTAGCTCAGGTGGTTGCAGCTCAGGAAAGGGTCAAGGCTCTTAGAACCTGCACAGCTCATCTCTCATTGGTAGTGATCTATTTCTTTCCAATATTGATCACGTTTACAATGGGTTCTGGCATCCATCCAAATGCCAGAATCATTAACCTGTCTTTGACCTCTGTTATTCCTCCATTGTTAAACCCAatcatttatgttttgcataCACAAGAAATAAGATTATCAATTAAAAGAATACTAAAAGGTAGGAATAAAGCTAAAATCatggtgaaataa
- the LOC122844900 gene encoding olfactory receptor 6C4-like, protein MELFNPALEENITFVRPAYFFIAGFVGIPNVNVYFIFLLLVYVISVVGNGTVLTLIIVDHTLKGPKYVAVFSLALTDILSSTAFLPKIIDMFLFNHRYISYNECLTFMFFGFTLLSMQCFNLVALSYDRLIAIMYPLHYQVKVTQRFMINLIAFLWILTITLILNAVGFITRLSFCKSVVINSYFCDHGPVYRLGCNDVSPSYVIGILFTVVMLWIPLAFILATYCCIVYALSKISTAQERRKAIKTCTGHLSLVTIYFLPISLVFGIGSKMHPNARIINLSLTTLIPPMLNPIIYVFQTQEIKQALKKLIKKTRQ, encoded by the coding sequence ATGGAACTTTTCAATCCAGCTCTTGAGGAAAACATCACCTTTGTCCGtcctgcatatttttttatagcagGTTTTGTTGGCATTCCTAATGTAAACGTCTACTTTATCTTTCTGTTGCTTGTTTATGTTATTTCAGTGGTAGGAAATGGAACTGTGCTGACTCTCATAATTGTGGATCATACGCTGAAAGGCCCGAAATATGTTGCAGTTTTCAGTCTCGCTCTAACTGACATCTTAAGCAGTACAGCTTTTTTACCAAAAATCATTGACATGTTCCTGTTTAATCATCGCTATATTTCGTACAATGAATGCTTGACCTTCATGTTTTTTGGCTTCACACTACTTTCAATGCAATGTTTTAACCTGGTTGCACTGTCTTATGATAGACTGATAGCCATCATGTACCCTCTGCACTACCAAGTGAAAGTGACCCAAAGGTTTATGATCAATTTGATTGCTTTTTTGTGGATTCTTACCATCACTCTTATCCTCAATGCTGTTGGCTTCATCACAAGATTGTCATTCTGTAAGTCTGTGGTTATTAACAGCTACTTCTGTGACCATGGCCCTGTGTACAGACTTGGCTGTAATGATGTCTCCCCCAGCTATGTAATTGGtattttgtttacagttgtCATGCTTTGGATTCCTCTAGCATTTATCTTAGCAACTTACTGCTGCATTGTTTATGCTTTGTCAAAGATTTCAACAGCGCAGGAACGGAGAAAGGCTATTAAGACTTGCACAGGACATCTTTCATTAGTGACCATTTATTTTCTCCccatttctcttgtttttggaATCGGAAGCAAAATGCATCCTAATGCCAGGATCATAAACTTGTCGCTGACTACTCTAATTCCACCGATGCTGAATCCCATCATCTATGTTTTTCAgacacaggaaataaaacaagcttTGAAGAAGCTCATAAAGAAAACAAGGCAGTAA
- the LOC122844914 gene encoding olfactory receptor 1361-like, translated as MDLFNSVFGMNTTFIRPPYFIISGFIGLPNMKYYYVFLFFVFIIALLGNVAVMTVICLDHNLRAPKYIAVFNLAFVDLIGSCALVPKVLDISLFNHYYVPYNDCLTFLFFCYVCLSMQALNLVALCYDRLMAIMFPLHYHVKVTHKIMFSMITFFWFFVITCILTAIGLLTRLSFCKSLVINSYFCDHGQLYKLACNDNFPNSVIGNLLPALLLWLPFLFIVSSYICIGCVLAKVTAANERAKTFKTCTAHLSLVVIYFLPIIVTFTMSSRIHPNYRIINLSLTSVFPPMLNPIIYVLQTQEIKVSLKKILKIRRPSRITGK; from the coding sequence atggacCTTTTCAACTCTGTTTTTGGAATGAATACCACTTTTATCCGTCCTCCTTATTTCATCATCAGTGGATTTATTGGTTTACCAAACATGAAGTATTACtatgtctttctcttttttgtatttataattgCACTGCTGGGAAACGTGGCTGTAATGACTGTAATCTGTCTGGATCATAACCTCAGAGCTCCAAAGTATATTGCAGTTTTTAACCTTGCATTTGTGGACCTCATAGGTAGCTGTGCTCTGGTACCAAAGGTCCTTGATATCTCTTTGTTTAATCATTATTATGTCCCCTACAATGACTGCTTGACGTTTCTGTTCTTCTGCTATGTTTGCCTTTCAATGCAGGCTCTTAATCTGGTTGCTCTCTGCTACGATCGCCTGATGGCCATCATGTTTCCTCTGCACTATCATGTAAAGGTTACTCATAAGATTATGTTTTCCATGATTacctttttttggttttttgtaaTAACTTGTATTTTAACTGCAATTGGCCTTCTTACAAGACTTTCCTTCTGCAAGTCTTTGGTCATTAACAGCTATTTCTGTGACCATGGCCAGTTGTATAAACTTGCATGCAATGACAATTTTCCTAATTCCGTCATTGGCAATTTATTACCAGCGCTGCTTCTGTGGCTCccttttttattcattgtgtCCAGTTACATTTGTATTGGTTGTGTTTTGGCTAAAGTTACCGCAGCAAATGAAAGagcaaaaacctttaaaacctGCACAGCTCATCTCTCGTTGGTGGTAATCTACTTCCTCCCGATAATAGTCACATTTACTATGAGTTCGAGAATACATCCAAATTACCGGATCATCAACTTGTCTCTTACTTCTGTTTTTCCACCCATGTTGAATCCAATCATTTATGTTTTGCAGACACAAGAGATAAAAGTTTCactgaagaaaatattgaaaatcaGAAGGCCATCCAGAATTACTGGAAAGTAG
- the LOC122844865 gene encoding olfactory receptor 1361-like, with protein sequence MELFNSAFGKNITFVRPAYFVINGFIGLPNMKSYYIFLFFLYIISVVGNTAVMAIIYLDHNLRTPKYVAVFNLAFVDLLGSSALVPKVIDIFLFNHNIIPYNDCLTFLFFCYTCLSMQSFNLVALSYDRLVAIIFPLHYQVKVTCRSMLTLITSFWILAIVAVLISVGLLTRLSFCKSLVINSYFCDHGQIYRLACNDNFPNDVIGFFYPVLIFWLPLVFILLSYLYISYTLAKVATFQQGIKAFKTCVAHLSLVVIYFTPLLITFTLMEKIHPNNRIINLSLTSVLPPMLNPIIYVLQTHEIKVSMKKLFKIFFKSKIKSKNSTTM encoded by the coding sequence ATGGAACTGTTCAACTCtgcttttggaaaaaatataacttttgtGCGTCCTGCGTATTTTGTAATCAATGGATTTATTGGCTTACCTAACATGAAGTCCTattacatctttcttttttttctgtatataaTTTCTGTGGTGGGAAACACAGCCGTAATGGCTATAATATATTTAGATCACAATCTAAGAACTCCAAAGTATGTTGCCGTTTTTAACCTTGCATTTGTGGACCTGTTAGGCAGCTCGGCTCTGGTACCAAAAGTGATTGACATCTTTCTGTTTAACCATAACATAATTCCCTACAACGACTGCTTGACgttcctttttttctgctacaCTTGCCTTTCAATGCAGTCTTTTAATCTGGTTGCTCTCTCCTACGACCGACTGGTTGCCATCATATTTCCTCTTCACTATCAAGTAAAAGTGACCTGCAGATCTATGTTGACTTTGATCACCTCTTTCTGGATCCTTGCTATAGTTGCTGTCTTAATTTCTGTCGGCCTCCTGACAAGACTTTCATTCTGTAAGTCTTTGGTTATTAACAGCTATTTCTGCGATCACGGTCAGATCTACCGCCTTGCTTGCAATGACAATTTTCCAAATGATgtgattggatttttttatccTGTTCTTATTTTTTGGCTGCCGCttgtttttatccttttaaGTTATCTTTATATTAGTTATACTTTAGCAAAAGTGGCAACATTTCAACAAGGAATCAAAGCCTTTAAGACCTGTGTCGCTCATCTTTCATTAGTGGTTATCTACTTTACCCCGCTGTTAATCACATTTACATTGATGGAAAAAATACATCCGAACAACAGAATCATAAACTTGTCTTTGACCTCTGTGCTGCCACCGATGTTGAACCCAATCATTTATGTTCTGCAGACACATGAAATCAAAGTGTCAATgaaaaaattgttcaaaatattttttaaatcaaaaataaaaagtaaaaattccaCAACAATGTGA
- the LOC122845315 gene encoding olfactory receptor 51F2-like, which translates to MYRESLLTSIFNSTFVRPAEFYLGGFYNMPDVQYYYVFLCFVYIITVLGNGFLLSVIYLVKTLHSPKYIIVFNLAFTDLCGSTALIPKLLDTFLFNRRYIVYEACLAYMFFVLLFLSIQSWTLVIMAYDRLIAICFPLRYHSIVTTKSVVVILLCCWMFVVGIMAIVAGFINRLSFCSSIEIKSFFCDHGPIYQLACNDKSYSYIMAAVGLIVMTCIPPFLIVSSYVCIAIALSRTISRQERIRALETCTSHLILVAIFFLPFVGTNIAVLTSYIHPNARIINSSLTNILPPLLNPIIYSLKTEEVRNAIKKLCRRGKMNKTAIKL; encoded by the coding sequence ATGTATAGAGAGAGTCTGCTTACCTCCATATTTAACTCCACATTTGTTCGACCTGCAGAGTTTTATCTTGGTGGGTTTTACAACATGCCTGATGTTCAGTATTACTATGTCTTCTTGTGCTTTGTGtacatcatcactgtccttggCAATGGTTTCCTCCTCTCTGTTATCTACCTGGTGAAGACTCTACATAGTCCTAAATATATCATAGTTTTCAACTTGGCTTTCACAGATCTATGTGGGAGCACTGCTCTCATCCCAAAACTCTTGGACACGTTTTTGTTTAACAGAAGATACATTGTTTATGAAGCCTGCTTAGCTTacatgttctttgttttattattcttatctATACAGTCATGGACGCTTGTCATAATGGCATATGACAGATTAATAGCAATTTGCTTCCCATTAAGGTATCACAGCATTGTAACTACAAAATCTGTTGTTGTAATCCTGCTGTGTTGTTGGATGTTTGTGGTTGGCATCATGGCAATTGTGGCTGGTTTTATTAATCGCCTCTCGTTCTGTTCGTCTATAGAGATTAAAAGCTTCTTCTGTGATCATGGACCAATATATCAGCTGGCCTGTAATGATAAATCTTACAGTTACATAATGGCTGCTGTTGGCCTTATTGTGATGACGTGCATTCCCCCCTTTCTGATAGTTAGCTCTTATGTTTGCATTGCCATCGCTTTGTCCAGGACTATTTCAAGACAGGAAAGAATCAGAGCTTTAGAAACATGTACTTCTCACCTGATTCTTGTTgccatattttttcttccatttgtggGCACCAATATAGCTGTACTGACTTCCTACATTCATCCAAATGCAAGAATCATAAATTCAAGTTTGACAAACATACTTCCCCCTCTGCTCAATCCTATTATCTACTCTTTGAAGACAGAAGAAGTGAGGAATGCCATTAAGAAACTTTGCAGACGAggcaaaatgaacaaaacagcCATTAAATTATGA